Below is a genomic region from Fusobacterium canifelinum.
AGGTCTATATGTTTCAGTAAAAATATCTACATCTCCAACTCCTAATGCACCTATTGTTTCTCCATGATAGGCATTTTCCAGAGAAATAAATTTTGTTTTTTGAGGATTTCCAGTTTGTAAATGATATTGGAAACTTAATTTTAAAGCCATTTCAATACATGAAGAACCATTATCAGAGAATAAAAATTTATTAATTCCTTTAGGTAAAACTTTTGTAAGTTCTTCACATAATTCTGCTGCTGGTTCATGAGCAAAATTAGCAAAAATAACATGTTCTAAAGTATTTACTTGTTCAGTTATAACTCTATTTATTCTTTCATTACAATGTCCAAATAAATTTACCCACCAACTAGATATACAATCCATATATCTATTTCCATTCTCATCTATTAAATAAAGACCATCACCTTTTTTTATAACTAAAGGAGGATTTTCTTCAAAATCTTTCATTTGTGCACAAGGATGAAAAACATATTTTAAATCTTTTTTTTGTAATTCAGATAAATTATTATTCATTATATAAACTCCTCTCAATTTTATCAAATAAAAAGCCATTACAAATTTTTTATAAATTTCAATATTTGTAATAGCCTTTATATTTTAATTAAAAAAATTTTCTATTTCTTTATCAGAAATTTCCTTTTGTCCATTTTTAATAATTAGATAATTTTTAATTTTAGATAATTCTAAAATTACTTTTATATTATCATCTTCAAAAAATTGTCCTTTATAGTTATTGAATACTAAACCATGTAATTTAATTCCCATAGTATTAAGAGCATTTAAAGTAAGCATAGTATGATTTATTGCACCTACTTTTGTTCCACAGACTAAAACAACAGGAAGATTAAATAATTTTATTAAGTCATAGATATAGAATTTATCTCTAATTAAAGGAACATAAAGTCCACCTGCTCCTTCAACTAAAATATTAGAATATTTTTTCTTTAAATCTTCAAAATGTTTTTTTACGTTTTCTATTTCTATTGTTGTTCCTTCCATTTCAGAAGCTAGATGTGGAGAAACTTCTTCTTTTAAAGTGTAAGTTACCATGGAATCATCATAATCAATAGCTAAAAATTTTGTTAAAAAATCTACATCAGGTGCTGTTAATTTTCCATCTTTAAAAAAACAACCACTTTGTATAGGTTTATAGTATTGAAAATTATGTTTCTTTAAAGCTTTATATAATAGAGTACTAGCATAAGTTTTTCCAACATCAGTGTCTGTACCTATAACAAAGAAATCTTTAAATTTCATAACCTAACTCCTTTATCATTTTTTTATCAGTTTCTATTGTTGTACCAGTAGTTGTTAAAAAGTTTCCAGTAAGTGCAGAGTTGATCCCACATCTTAAACCAGTTTTTGCATATTCTCCTAATTTTATTCTTCCACCACAATATCTTAAAAAAGCCTTAGGTAACATAAAACGATAGATAGATATAGTTTTTAGAATTTCAAATGTGTTTACTTCTTCATTATTTTCAAAAGGAGTTCCTGGAATTGGAGTTAAAACATTTATTGGTACTGAACGAATTTCTAAGGCTCTTAAATCTAATGCCATATCTATTCTGTCTTCAATAGTTTCTCCTAATCCAAAGATTCCACCACTACAAACATCTAGCCCAACTGCTTTTGCATTTTTAATAGTATTAATTCTATCATCATAAGTATGAGATGTACAAACATTTGGGTAGAATCTTCTTGAAGATTCTAAGTTATGATGATAAGTTAAAACACCAGCATCAGCTAATTTTTGTAAAGCTTCTTTTGTACATATTCCATGAGAAGCACAAAGTTCAAGTTTTCCTGTATGTTCTCCTATATATTTATAAATTTCAATTAATTTATCTAATTCTTTTTCATTTCCATTAAGTCCTCTACCACTTGTTACAAGTGAAAATCTATGAGCACCTTCATTTTCGTTTTTTTTAGCTTCATAAAGTGCTAATTCTTTAGAAACAAGGCCATAGATATCAGCTCCTGTTTTGAAATGAACTGACTGTGCACAGTACTTGCAGTTCTCAGAGCATTTACCAGATTTTGCATTAATAATGGTGCATAAATCAAAATATTTCCCACAAAATGCTTCTCTAATTTGATCTGCTGCCTCAAAGAGTATATTTAAAGTTTTCATATCATTGTTAGGAATTTGTGATAAAAATATTGCCTCTTCACGAGTTATTTCATATTTTTCACTGATAATTTTATTTTTTAAATACGCTATAAACTCCTTAACATTGATTGGTTCAGCCTGATTATTTTCTTTTTCTTTTAAAAAATTGAAAAAGCTAAATTTTCCCCCTCCAGCTGAATTTTTTTCTTTTAACATGTATCTCCTTCCTTTCCTTGCACTTAAAAAATTGTATCATTAAAATATATGATAACATAAATTAAAAAAATATTCCATATTTGAAAACTATAAAATTTCAAAATTTTAGATAACATTTTTATTTTACAATAAAAAACACCTAGAAATTTTTCTAAGTGTTTTCTATTCTTGAAACTTATAAGTAAGCTATTAATAATTTTACTGTTTCAATAATTCCATCATTATGACATCTTTCATAGTGATGAGTTGCATCTACATTTGGTCCTATACAAGCGTATTTAAAATCAAAGCCTTGTAAGATTGCAGTTGTTGCATCTGAACCATATCTATTATAGACTCCAACAGTGTACTTTATATTATTTTTATTAGCAGTTTCTTGAAGTTTTTTTCTAAGAGCAAAGTCATAAGGACTTCTGCTATCCTTAGCAATAATTTGTACCTTTTTCTCATCCCCATGTGCATCTTCACCTGCAACAAGTCCAATATCAACTGCAATAAATTCATCTAAATCTTCTGGAAAAACTGAAACGCCATGTCCAATTTCTTCATAATTAGAAAAATATACATATAAGTCAGTTTTTGGTTTTAGTTTATTATCTTTTAAATATTTTATATAAGATAAAATTTGTACAACACATAATTTATCATCTAGATATCTTGATTTTATATAGCCATTTTCTAAAATTTTTGTACGAGTTTCAAAAGAAACAAAATCACCTTGTAAAATACCTAATTTTAAAACATCTTCATCAGTCTTAACATTTTCGTCTATTCTTATTTCCATTGTTTCTTCTGTTCTTGACATTTCTCTTGCTACATCACCATAGACATGAACAGAAGCTTTAATTGGAAGTAAAGTTCCAGAAAATGTCTTTCCAGAGATAGTATGAATAGTTACATTTTCTCCTTCAACAGAGCCCCAAGCAAAACCACCAACATTTGTGACTTCTAATCTACCATTTTTTTTGATTTTCTTTACAACAGCTCCTAAAGTATCAACATGGGCAGAAATCATTTTCTTATAGTTAGAATCCTTACCTTTAATATATGCAATTAATGCCCCTTTTTTTGTAATATTATAGTTTTTTATACCTAATTTTTTTAATTCATTTTTAACCCATTCAATAGCATTATGAGTATAGCCAACAGGACTTGGTATATCTAAAAGTTCAACAGTTTTCTTAAGTATATATTTTAAATCTATATTCATCAGTATCATTCCTTTATTTTACATCTAAATTTTTAAATTTGTGCATAGTAGTTGGATCATAGTCAAAACCTAAAATTCTTTTATTGATTCCAATATTTTCATTTTTATTAAATAGAACAATAAGTGGAGAGTCTTCATTAGCAATTAATTGAGCATTTTTATAGTGTTCTTTTCTTTCTTCTGGTGTTAAAACAACTCTTGCCATTTCAACTTCTTTATCAAAATCTGGATTAGAATAACGAGCTCTATTTCCAGATAAACCTATTGATTTACTGTCTAATAAAGGATATAAAACTATATCAGCATCAGATGTTCCAGAAATCCATCCTCCTAAAAATGCTTGATAGTCACCTTCACCAGTTTTTTGAAGATATGTTCCCCATTCAAGAGTTTCTATTTTTAAATCAATTCCAATATCTTTTAAATTAGCCTGAATAATTTGAGCAACTTGTAATCTAACTGGGCTATCATTTACATAAAGTGAAAATGTTCTTTCTTTTACACCAGATTTTTCAATTAATTCTTTTGCTTTTTCTGGATTATATGGATATTCTTCAAGTCCATCATAATATCCAAACACATTAGGATTAACTATTGATTTTGCTACTTTACCTCTTCCTAAGAAAATAGAATCAACAATACTTTTTTTATCAATAGCATAGTTAAGAGCTTGTCTAAATTCTTTATTTGTAAATGGAACTTTTTCAACATTTAAACAAATATATTCAGTTGCAGTAGTTGGTTCAGAAATTAAATCTAATTTATCATTTGCTTCAATAGTTTGAGTATTTATTGGAGCTAACCCTGTTGCTATATCAATTTCACCAGTTTCTAATGCAGCTAATCTACTTGTATCTTCTGGTATTGATCTTATAATTAATTTTTGAATTTTAGGAGCACCTTCAAAATAATCTTGAAAAGCTTCCATTTCAATTTTTTCACCATCATTATATGCAACTAATTTAAATGCACCTGTTCCCATTGGAGCAATATTTAAATCATTACCAGCTTCTACATATTTTTTACTAACTATTGAAGTTAGTGGATGTGCTAAGTTAAATAGTAAAGGAGAAGAAGAATTTTTTAATAATATTTTTACTTCATAATCATTTACTTTTTCAACTTTATCAATTTCTTCTATCATTATAGAAGCACCTGGCTTATCTTTCATTACTTGAAAGCTAAAAACTACATCATCAGCAGTAAGTTCAGAACCATCATGGAATTTTATACCTTTTTTTAGAACAATATCCAATTCTTTATCATTTTTGTATTCATAAGTTTCAGCAAGTTCTGGTACAATAGTTCCATCTTTTTCTCTATTAAATAGAGTATTATAAAATTGTCTTGAAACCATTAAATCAGGAATTGAATTATACATATGTGGATCTAATGATTTGGGCTTTGCACCTTGTGCAACAGTAACAACTTTATTTTCAGTTGTTGTATCAGATTTTTTTTCTCCACAGGCAACTAAAAATAATGAAAACACAATTAACAAATAAAAAATTTTTTTCATTTTTCTCATCTCCTTAATAATTATGATAATAGTATATTGTTTAACAGTCTACTCCCTTTTTGAAAAGAATAAAAATATATATAATTTATATTAAAATGATTTTTATTTATTTAAAAAATTAATTTTTTTAAAAAAGCTTGAAATATAAAACTTTTTTAGTTATTATTTAGATAGAAAATTTTAGAATATTTTGAAAAAAATTAGAAATATGTTATTATAAAGACATGCTATTATAATTTACATAAGAAAAGTACAGGAGGAAAAATGGCTAAACAAAAATATTATGCTTATTTTTTTGATGAAAAAAATAATGGAATAGTAGCCACCTGGGCTGAGTGTGAAAAAATAGTTCATGGAACAAAAGCCAGGTATAAATCATTTATAGACAGAACTGTTGCTCAAGATTGGTTAGATAGTGGTGCAAATTATGAAAAAAAAATTCACTTAAATACTTCTGTTAATATGATACTAGAAAAGGGTATATATTTTGATTCTGGGACAGGCAGAGGAATTGGAGTAGAAGTTAGAGTTACAGATGAGAATAAAGAAAATATCTTAGATAAAATATCTCCAAATTCATTGCAAGAATTATTAAAAGATACTACTTGGATAAAAAATGAGTTTGGAAATATCCAGTTTGAAGGAAAAAAAACAAATAATTTTGGAGAGCTTGTAGGATTTTATTTAGCTCTTAACTGTGCAAAATTATTGAAATGTACTCTTATTTTAGGAGATAGTCGTTTAGTTATAGATTATTGGTCTTTGGGACGATTTCATGAAGAGAATTTAGAATTAGAAACTATAAATTACATAAATAAAGTTATACTATTAAGAAAGGAGTTTGAAAAAAATAAAGGAATAGTAAAACATATCTCTGGAGATATTAATCCAGCAGATTTAGGTTTTCATAAATAGGAGGTTTTAAATTGGAGGATAAGTTTATATTATTTAGTAATCAACATATAATAACAATGGTAATTGGATTTATTTCCTGTATTTTACTAGTATTTTTAGGCTTTTTTACAGAAAAAAAAGCAACTTTTGCTAAAATTGTAGCTGTTGTTGTTTTGGGAATAAAAATAGCTGAAATACTATTTAGACATCATTATTATGGAGAGACAGTGGCTCAACTTTTACCACTACATCTATGTCCAATAGTGATAATACTTTCTATTTTTATGGGTTGTATAATAAATGGTGTTGATGGAAGAAATTTCCATTAGCATCATTTTTAATAAAAAAAGTTGAGACAATAAAATTTTCCTGTTAAAATTAAATCGCACAAAATAACCATAAAGGAAGTGATTTCATTGTCTCTATCTAATTTTATCAAAACTATTTTAAATATTCAAGATGATAATATTTCTTTTCCAGAAGAAGATTATTGTCAGATTATTCAAAAAGGTAATTATGTGATTAAAGTTTTTAAAGGTTTTCTTAAATCTAATTATTGTTCTTGTCCTCATTGTAACTCTAAAAATATTGTTAAAAGTGGTTCTAGAGAACGTAATATTAAATTTATTCCTTTTCAAAATTACAATGTTGAACTTAATCTTAGTATACAAAGGTATATCTGTAAAGATTGTAAAAAAACTTTTTCTCCTTCTACTAGTATTGCTAAAGATAATTCTAATATCTCTAATAACCTTAAATACATTATTGCGCAAGAACTTCAAGAAAATATTTCTCTTACTTTTATTGCTAAGAAGTACAATCTTTCTATTTCTTCAGTTCAAAGAATTATGGATGAGTGTTACTCTGATTTTAAGGTTAATAAAGACCATTTACCTGAAACTATATGCATTGATGAGTTTAAGTCAGTTAAAAATATTGATGGTGCTATGTCTTTTATCTTTGCTGATTATCAAACTAAAAATATTATTGATATTGTGGAAGATAGAAGATTAAATTCCTTGACAGAATACTTTTCAAGATTTTCACTTGAAGCTAGGAATAATGTAAAATATATCTGTATGGATATGTATTCTCCATATATTAGTTTGGTAAAATCTATTTTTCCTGAGTCTGAGATAGTATTAGATAAATTTCATATTGTTAATCTAGTTAGTAGAGCTTTTAACCAAACTAGAATATCTATTATGAATTCTCTTAAAGATGATTCATTAAAAAGAAAATTAAAACTATTTTGGAAATTACTCCAAAAATATTATCCTGACCTTTGTCAAGAACCATATTATTGTCCAAGCTTTAAATACAAACTTAGTACTAAGCAAAAAGTGGACTATCTTCTAGAAAAGAGTCCTGAATTAGATATTAATTTTAATATATATCAAGATATTCTTCAATCAATAAGACATAATAACTTTAAAAGATTTGAAAATATTGTAAAGAAAAATTTAGCTAAAAAAGAGAAAGTATCTAAAAAAATGCTAGTAGCTTTAAAGACTTTAAAAAAATATATGAAACACATTGAAAATATGTTTAAGTCAAACATTACAAATGGGTTGATAGAAGGTTTAAACAACAAAATTAAGTCAATAAAGAGAACAGCATTTGGATATTCAAATTTTAGTAATTTTAAAAAGCGCATATTAATTCAAGCAGGAATTATATCAATTAGTGCTTAATTTTTTAATTCAATAAAGTGATTTAATTAAACAAAAAAAGAGAATCTTTTAAGATTTTATTCTCAAAAAAATTCTCTTAATTATGTTAATTGTAAGTCTAAACTTTTTTATCAACACTATTTGACAAACAACCTTTTTATGATGTTTTTTCATAGTGAAGTATTATTTCAGCCAGTTTATTTTTGGTCGATAGGAGCATTTTTTGCAATACTTATGCCAGATATAAGAGATGGAATGAGTAATTTTGCTTCTCAGAGTTTTTTTATAACTCATTTCTTTATTTTGTTTAGTACAGTTTATGCTTTTATACATTTTAGGTTTAGACCAACAAGAGCTGGGTTTCTTTGTTCATTTTTATTGTTAGTAACATTAGCTTTTGTAATGTATTTTGTAAATAATAAATTAGGAACAAATTATTTATATGTTAATCATCCACCAGTAACAAAGAGTTTAATGGATTTTATGGGACCATGGCCATATTATATATTCTCACTTGCTGGAATAGATATAGCAATTTCTTTCTTTATGTATCTGCCATTTAGAAGAAATAGAAAATCAAAGTATGGAAGTTGGAGAAGTTATTAATATATAAAAAGGAGCTTTAAGCTCCTTTTTTAGTTAAATTTACTTGTATTCTCTTTATTTCTCTTATTTTGCTCTTGTTCTTCTTTTCTCAACTTTTCAATTTTCTTTGTACCCCAGATAGTTGTTCCTACTAAAATTATTATAAAAATTGTTACCCAAATCCAATATTGAATTAAATATTTTCTAGCCCATTCTGCTTTAAAGATATTAGTAGCAACATCCATAAAAATACCTGAAAAACTGTCATTAGGATAATCTTTTTTTAAAATTTTAGTTAAATTTAATACTTCGGATAAGTAAATAGATAAATAAATAGAAATTAATGATAATATAAAT
It encodes:
- the bioD gene encoding dethiobiotin synthase, with amino-acid sequence MKFKDFFVIGTDTDVGKTYASTLLYKALKKHNFQYYKPIQSGCFFKDGKLTAPDVDFLTKFLAIDYDDSMVTYTLKEEVSPHLASEMEGTTIEIENVKKHFEDLKKKYSNILVEGAGGLYVPLIRDKFYIYDLIKLFNLPVVLVCGTKVGAINHTMLTLNALNTMGIKLHGLVFNNYKGQFFEDDNIKVILELSKIKNYLIIKNGQKEISDKEIENFFN
- the bioB gene encoding biotin synthase BioB, translating into MLKEKNSAGGGKFSFFNFLKEKENNQAEPINVKEFIAYLKNKIISEKYEITREEAIFLSQIPNNDMKTLNILFEAADQIREAFCGKYFDLCTIINAKSGKCSENCKYCAQSVHFKTGADIYGLVSKELALYEAKKNENEGAHRFSLVTSGRGLNGNEKELDKLIEIYKYIGEHTGKLELCASHGICTKEALQKLADAGVLTYHHNLESSRRFYPNVCTSHTYDDRINTIKNAKAVGLDVCSGGIFGLGETIEDRIDMALDLRALEIRSVPINVLTPIPGTPFENNEEVNTFEILKTISIYRFMLPKAFLRYCGGRIKLGEYAKTGLRCGINSALTGNFLTTTGTTIETDKKMIKELGYEI
- a CDS encoding M42 family metallopeptidase, coding for MNIDLKYILKKTVELLDIPSPVGYTHNAIEWVKNELKKLGIKNYNITKKGALIAYIKGKDSNYKKMISAHVDTLGAVVKKIKKNGRLEVTNVGGFAWGSVEGENVTIHTISGKTFSGTLLPIKASVHVYGDVAREMSRTEETMEIRIDENVKTDEDVLKLGILQGDFVSFETRTKILENGYIKSRYLDDKLCVVQILSYIKYLKDNKLKPKTDLYVYFSNYEEIGHGVSVFPEDLDEFIAVDIGLVAGEDAHGDEKKVQIIAKDSRSPYDFALRKKLQETANKNNIKYTVGVYNRYGSDATTAILQGFDFKYACIGPNVDATHHYERCHNDGIIETVKLLIAYL
- a CDS encoding ABC transporter substrate-binding protein → MKKIFYLLIVFSLFLVACGEKKSDTTTENKVVTVAQGAKPKSLDPHMYNSIPDLMVSRQFYNTLFNREKDGTIVPELAETYEYKNDKELDIVLKKGIKFHDGSELTADDVVFSFQVMKDKPGASIMIEEIDKVEKVNDYEVKILLKNSSSPLLFNLAHPLTSIVSKKYVEAGNDLNIAPMGTGAFKLVAYNDGEKIEMEAFQDYFEGAPKIQKLIIRSIPEDTSRLAALETGEIDIATGLAPINTQTIEANDKLDLISEPTTATEYICLNVEKVPFTNKEFRQALNYAIDKKSIVDSIFLGRGKVAKSIVNPNVFGYYDGLEEYPYNPEKAKELIEKSGVKERTFSLYVNDSPVRLQVAQIIQANLKDIGIDLKIETLEWGTYLQKTGEGDYQAFLGGWISGTSDADIVLYPLLDSKSIGLSGNRARYSNPDFDKEVEMARVVLTPEERKEHYKNAQLIANEDSPLIVLFNKNENIGINKRILGFDYDPTTMHKFKNLDVK
- a CDS encoding RNase H1/viroplasmin domain-containing protein codes for the protein MAKQKYYAYFFDEKNNGIVATWAECEKIVHGTKARYKSFIDRTVAQDWLDSGANYEKKIHLNTSVNMILEKGIYFDSGTGRGIGVEVRVTDENKENILDKISPNSLQELLKDTTWIKNEFGNIQFEGKKTNNFGELVGFYLALNCAKLLKCTLILGDSRLVIDYWSLGRFHEENLELETINYINKVILLRKEFEKNKGIVKHISGDINPADLGFHK
- a CDS encoding ISL3 family transposase, producing MISLSLSNFIKTILNIQDDNISFPEEDYCQIIQKGNYVIKVFKGFLKSNYCSCPHCNSKNIVKSGSRERNIKFIPFQNYNVELNLSIQRYICKDCKKTFSPSTSIAKDNSNISNNLKYIIAQELQENISLTFIAKKYNLSISSVQRIMDECYSDFKVNKDHLPETICIDEFKSVKNIDGAMSFIFADYQTKNIIDIVEDRRLNSLTEYFSRFSLEARNNVKYICMDMYSPYISLVKSIFPESEIVLDKFHIVNLVSRAFNQTRISIMNSLKDDSLKRKLKLFWKLLQKYYPDLCQEPYYCPSFKYKLSTKQKVDYLLEKSPELDINFNIYQDILQSIRHNNFKRFENIVKKNLAKKEKVSKKMLVALKTLKKYMKHIENMFKSNITNGLIEGLNNKIKSIKRTAFGYSNFSNFKKRILIQAGIISISA